The region TTATAAGCAGGGCCGGGATCATGACCCAGGTGTCGTTGTCCCCGCCGCGGACATACGTTGGCGGCTCGGCTGAGGCGAGGAAGCCGCTGGGCGCGCTCGTCAGGATTTGCTCCGTCTGCGCGAGGTCAGACTCCAGCTGCAGTATTCGCTGGTCCAACTGGGCAAGCTGCTGCGCGAGACCGCCCTGAATTGCGCTGCTCGTTTCGCCCCATTCGTCGGTAATGGCCTCGCGGCGATCCTTCGCATCGCTCAACTGTTCTGCCAGCTCCGACCTCCGCGCCCGGAGCCAGCGCACGTCGCCGAGGCTGAGCGGGATCGAGATCGTCTGCGCCGGTACACCCGGCACCCCTTGGATGACGATCGCCCCTCCCACCGGAAGCCCCGGAGCCGTGGGCGCCGTTGCCTGCGCCGGCGGAGCTTCGACCTGGGTCTGCATGCCGATCTTCTACTGCGGCTCGGAGAGCATGCGCGCCTGGTCTCGAACCGGGACGGTCTTGCCCTCGCTCATCAGTCTGGTCACGAATCGCTGTCCTTCGGACACGCGCTCAACTTCGATCGCAATCGCCTCGACGGCCTGCTCGATCCGCTCCAGCCGTCCCGCCGTCTCCGGAGGAATCACGCTCCGCACTGGACCCGCGGCCGCGCGCTTCCACATCATGCGCGACGCGCCGACCGCCAGCGGCGCGAGCACGAAGATCGTGAAGACGATTCCGCCCGCGAGGACTTCGCCGGACGAAAAGCCACCGAACGCCCCCTCGGCCCGCGTCGAGGTGAGAAATCCCGCAGGGGCTCCGGTCAGCTGCCGGCCCGTTTCGGCAATGTCGGACTCGAGCTGGACGATACGCTCGTCGAGAACCGCGATCCGCTGCTCCAGACCAGCTTTGGTCGCACCATCCGCGCTTCGCACCTGCTCCGCCAGGTCCCTGCGCCTGCGACTCGCGGAGTTGAGCTGGGTGGACAGCTCCGACCGCCGCGCGCGGATCGCCGCGACTTCAGCGCGGGTCATCGGCATCGCGAGCGTCTGAGCAGCATTGCCCGGCCCGGCCTCGACACGGACGACAGCTTGAGGCGCCGGAGCGGGCTGCTCCACCGTTGGGTCTTGCATGAGCACCATTACGTAGGGATGGCGGGTTGGGTTACAGCGAAGTTAGCCCTGCTCCGTTTGAAGACTGTCAGATCCGTGCGTTCGCCCATTCGTTGTACGCGTACAGCGACGCCACGTCCGGAACGCGCATCGCTCAGCGCCGCCGTGCTCCGGCCACCATGAGCCCGCCACCTCCAACGATCAGCAGGACCCCGACCCACGGCGGGATCTCCGCCTTCCGCTTCGTCACTACCTCCACGGGCCCGACTGTCACTGTCTCGCTGTCCTTCGTGTAGCTGATCCGCATCGCGAGCAGCACGACGCCGACGACGATCAACAGCACGCCCAGCCACGAGATGGGTTTCACGTTGCCTCCGATGAATGGATTTCCTTCAGTCTCAGCCCCCGACGAGCTGCCGAAAGCGCGGATTCGTTCTGAGCTGAGCGAACACGGGGTGCAGTCGCGCCAGATTCCGACTCAGCGTGGACGGGACCGAAAGGAGCTGCTCGAGAATGGCGAGAGCCTCATCGTGCCGGCTCAACTCGGCCAGCGTTAACGCCCGGTAAAACAGGATGTCTCCCCCGAGCAGCGCATCCTTGCTCAAGGGCTTCAGGGCGACGGCCCGGTCGGAATCGGCCATGGCATTCCGCGCGTTTCCAAGTAGCAGGCTTGCGAGCCCGCGCTGGGAATAGAACTCGGCCTCGTCCGGGCGCTCCCGAATGCGAGCCGTAAGGAGCCGCTCGGCCGTGTCCGCGTAGGCGCGCGCCCGGCTCGCGTCGCCTCGTTCCCGAAAGAACCACGCTTTGTCCAGCATCACCTTCCCCCGCTCGCCAAAATCAGGCACCCATTCCAGCGCTGGGACCGCTTCCGCCATCACCGGATGGGATGTGAAGGGCCAACCCCACGCCAGCGCTGCGGCCGTGCGGTACGCCTTGTCCGGCGAGCGCTCCCAGGCCTCGAAGTAGATCCCGGTTGCAGCCGCGATGTCTCCGGTCCGGGCGAAATGCACATTCGCCTTTACGAGCAAAGCGTCCTGGATATCCGGGTTGACAATGAGGGCTCTGTCGGCCAGGCGGTCGGCCGCATCGTAGTCGCGTAGATACAGGTAAGTAGTGCCTGCATCCGCGATGTACGCGGCGGCACGCGGGTCCAACTCGACGGCGCGCGCCATCGTGGCAACCGATTCGCGCCATTTGCCGCTGCGCCGCTGAATGAAGGCCTTGAAGAAAAGGACGTCGGCGCTGTTCGGACGGCCTTTCTCCGCCGCGGCCAGCTCGCGCAGCGCGCTCTCGTAATCGAGGAAGCCGTGATAGTAATAGACTCCGAGAGCCTCATGGCCTTCCGACAGGTCCGGCTTCAAGGCGAGCGCTCTGTCCGCCGCCGCCTTCGCCAATCGCAGACGCTGAGCGCTGCGGTCTCCGTAAAACCAGTACAGCTCGGTGTGCGCAATCGAAAGCCGGGCGTAGGCGTGGGCAAACTCCGGGTCCAGAGCCACCGCGCGGTCGAGGAGCGATGACGCTTCACGAAGGGGCGGGACCTGAACCGTTCGCAAGAGCTCCGACGCGCGCAGGTACAACGCATACGCGTCCACGTTTTGCGTGAGCTTCGCAGCCAGCGCCTCGCGCTCCGGCTCGAGCAATGCCACGTTGAGCGCGTTCGCGACCTCGGTGGCTACCCTGGTCTGAACCTCGAACATTCCGGACAGCACCGTCTGATACGCCTCTCCCCAGACCTGCGTGGCATCGGACGCGCGGATGAGCGCGGGACTGACGCGCACGACCTCCTTCCCCGCAGCGTCCTTGTCCCAGCGCACCGTTCCGGTCAGCAGATATTGCACGCCCAGCTCCTGCGCGATCTGCTGCAGCGGCTTGTCACTTGCCGCATAGCTGCGCGCGCTCTGACGGCCGACGACGCGCAGGCCGCGCACCGACGAAAGGCGGTTCGTGATCTCCTCCGTCATGCCGTCCGTGAATTCCTGGCCGCTCTCACTGCCGCGGTTCTCGAACGGGAGCACCGCGAGCGCCGGCGTCGGGATCGCCTCGGCTGAGACCGACGAGGGACGAGTCACTTTCCAGGCGGCGAAAGCGAGTAGCGCCAGCGCGAGCGCGCCGGCCGCGATCGCGTACGAGCGGCGGGGAAATCGAACGTCCGCTTTCACGGAGCGGCGCGCGGTGGTCGGCGCCATGCCTCCGCTCGGAGTGGACAACGCGTCCAGCTCGTGCATGACTTCCGCGGCCGACTGCGGCCGGTCGGCTGGCCGCTTCTCGAGACACCACATCACAAGATTCGCCAGCATCGGCGGAATGGACGGCCGGCGCCGCGTGACGTGATCCGGAGTCTCGGTCACCTGCGCCGCCAGCATCGCCTGTGGCGACCGGCCCGGGAACGGCGTGCTGCCGCTCAACATCTCGTACGCCAGCACGCCGAGCGCGTAGATGTCCGCGCGATGATCCGTGTTCGGGTCCGCGGTCGCCTGCTCCGGCGCCATGTACGCGGGCGTGCCAAGCGCGACTCCGAGCGAGGTCAGGCTCACACCCCCGCTCGACGCGCTCACGGCCTTAGCCACACCGAAGTCGGTGACCATGGCCGATCCGCCGGAGATCAGCACATTCTCCGGTTTGATGTCGCGATGCACCACGCCGTTCTCGTGCGCGTACGACAGCGCGGACGCCACCTCGCGCAGCACGCGCACCGATTCCGACACGGGGAGCTCGCCGCCGCGCGCGAGCTTCGCGCGCAGTGATTCGCCTTTCACGAACGGCATGGTGAAGTACGGCAGTCCTTGCGTCTCGCCGGCGGACAGCAGCGGCACGATGTGCGGGTGCTGCAGCTGCGCCGCCAGCTGGATCTCGCGGCGGAACCGGTCGATGTTGACGGCCGCGGCCATGTCGGGCGGGAGAACCTTGACCACGACCTTGCGGCCCAGCGCCGCCTCGTGCGCCACGAACACGCGCGACATGCCGCCACCGCCGAGCTCCTGCTCGAGGGTGAGGCCGTCGCCCAGCGTCTTCTGGAGCTGCTCGCGGAGCTCGGTCATTCGGGCCCTGACTTCGGGATGAGCGGGTTCAGCACGGCCCCACTATACAGTCCGGGACTGTCTCGCGGAATGTGGCTAATGCAGATGCTTCTCCCGCGCGCCCATGTCCTCCCGCTCGAGCTGCACGGTCACGTGCTCGATCCCGAACAGCCGCATCGCGGCATGGATGTGCTCCAGCACGTGCTGCTGCCGCTCGGGCTCGCGGACCACCGCGTGCGCGCTCATCGCGACCATTCCCGAACTCACCGACCAGATGTGCAGGTCGTGCACTGACTCGATTCCGGGGATCGCTTCCAGCTGCGCGCGCACCGCGCCCGGCGGGGTGTGCGCCGGCGCGGATTCCAGCAGCACGTCCACCGACTCGCGCACCAGATTCCACGCGCCGCGGATGATCAGCGCCGTCGTGAGCAACGACGCGAGCGGATCGGCCGGAAGCCAGCCCGTCGCCCAGATGATGACCGCCGCGGCCACCGTGCCGACCGACGCGAGCATGTCGCTGAGCACGTGCAGGTACGCGCCGCGGACGTTGAGGCTGGACTCCGACGCGGGGTGCAGCACCCGCGCCGCCGCGATGTTGGCGAGCAAACCGAGCACCGCGATGGTCAGCATCACGCCGCCGGCGATCGGTTCCGGCGTGGCGAAGCGGGCGAACGACTCCCAGATGATCCACGCCGAGAGCAGGAACAGCGTGACGCCGTTGATCAGCGCCGCCAGGATCTCCCACCGCAGGTAGCCGTACGTCCTGTGGGACGTGCGCGGCAAATGGGCGAACCACGCGACGAACAGCGAGAGGCTCAGCGCGGCGACGTCGGTGAGCATGTGCCCGGCGTCGGCGAGCAGCGCGATCGAGTTGCTCAGAATGCCGCCGATCACTTCGGCGATCAGCAGCGTGGCCGTGATCGCCAGCGCCACCTTCAGCCGCGAGGAGTCCTCGTGAGCGTGCGAATGCCCGGCGTGGCCCATGCGTCAGATGCCTCCTACGCCGCCTTCATTAGGGGCGCGACAGACAGTAAGTTCCATCCGTGCTCGGAAGGCTATCCGCCATTGTGGTTCTCGTGCTCCTGAACGGTTTCTTCGTCGGCGCCGAGTTCGCTCTCGTACGCTCGCGACGCAACCGGCTGGAGGCGATGGTTCGCACCGGTGACCGCCTCGCCCGAGTGGCGTTGCGGGCATCCTCAAATATCTCCGGGCTGCTGCCCGCGAGCCAGCTTGGAGTGACGCTGTCGAGCCTGGCGCTCGGCTGGGTCGCGCAATCGATGATGACCGACGTGCTGGCGTCGCTCCCCGCCGGCGCGGAGATCCCAGCCCGCGTGACGATCGCCGCGCTGATCGCGTTCGCCGCCGCGAGCTACGTGCACGTCGTGTTCGGCGAGCTGGTGCCGAAAGCCGCGGCGCTCAATCACCCGGAGCGGCTCGCGAAATGGCTCGTGCCGCCGCTGGTGCTGTTCGCGTCGCTCGCGCGCCCCTTCCTGTGGATCATCAACCGCACGTCCAACTACACGCTGCGGCTGTTCGGGCTGCACACGCTCCCCGGCGAGGACAGCGTCCACTCGCCCGACGAGCTGCGCATCCTCGTCGAGCAGGCGCAGGAAGGGGGCGCGATCGAGGCGCAGGACGCCGACATGATCGACGCCGTGCTCGAGTTCTCCGAGAAGAACGCCAGCGACGTCATGACGCCGCGCACCGAGGTCGCCGCGTTCGCGCTGGACGCATCGCTCGACGACGTGCTCGCGACCGTCGAGGACAAGGGATACTCCAGGTACCCTGTGTACGAGGACAGCATCGACAACATCGTCGGGCTCATCCTCACCAAGGACATCCTCATCGAGGCCGTGCGGCGGCGGAACAGCTTCTCGCTCCAGGCGGTCATGCGGCCGGTGCACATGGTCCCCGGATCGCGCGAGGTGGAGGACGTGCTGGCCGACTTCAAGCGGCTCAAGGAGCACATGGCGGTCGTGCTCGACGAGTTCGGCGGGACCGCCGGCGTCGTCACGATGGAAGACCTGCTGGAGGAGATCGTCGGCGAGATCCTCGACGAGTACGACGATCCCGCGGAGAAGCCGGTCGAGACGCGCGGGGGAGAGACGCTGGTGCCCGGCAGCACGCACATCACCGACTTGAACGAGCGCTTCGCCCTGGAAGTCCCCGACGAGGACTACACCACCATCGGTGGCTACGTCTTCGGCACGCTCGGCAGGCTTCCCGCGAACGGCGACCGCGTCACCGCCGGCGGTGCGATCTTCACCGTGCGGGAGATGGACGGCCGCCGGATCGAGACGCTGGCCGTGGATCTCCATACGGTGGGCGATCGGCGCGCGGCCGAGCGCGAGCAGTCAGCTCCGCGCACAACAGCAGCGCCTGGATGAAGCTGGCCGGGTCCGCGATCCCGCGGCCCGCGATGTCCAGCGCCGTGCCGTGGTCGGGTGAAGTTCGCGGGAACGGCAGCCCGAGCGTCACGTTCACCGCCGAGCCGAACGACGCGACCTTGATGGCCGTCATGCCGACGTCGTGGTACGGCGCGACGACGGCGTCGAATTCTCCTCGCATCGCGCGCACGAACACGGTGTCCGCCGGGTAGGGCCCGGCTATTCCGGACGCGCGCGCGGCCGGCGCGAGCACGTCCTCGTCCTCTTCCCCGAACCGCCGCCCGTCGCCGCCGTGCGGGTTCAGCGCGCACAGGGCGATCCGCGGCTCCGCGATCGAGAACCATTCGATCAGACCCTCGCGCGTGATTCTCGCGGCCCGGCTGATTGCATCCGCGGTGACCGCCGCGGGGACGTCGCGCAGCGCGAGGTGCGTCGTCGCGAGCACCACCCGCAACGGATGGGTGCCGGCGCCCGCGGCGCCGGTCGAGGTCAGCATCATCGCGACCTCGCTCCCCGTGAGGGCGCCCAGCATCTCGGTGTGGCCCGGGTAGTCGAACCCGCCGGCGAGCAGCGCCGCCTTGTCGATCGGCGCGGTGACGATCCCCTGCACTTCGCCCGCGAGCGCGAGCGCCACGGCGCGCTCGATGGCCGCGCCGCTCAGCGCGCCCGCCAGATCTGACCCATCACCGGTGTGCCATTCACCGGCGACCTCACCCAACTCGAGACCGATACCCGTCGGCCCAATCACCATAACGTCACAGCGCTCGACGACACGCGGGTCGTCGAGCGCTCTGCGTATTATCTCGGGGCCGATCCCGCGCGGATCACCCGCGGTGACAGCCAGCCGCGGTCGCACCTACAATCGCAGCGACACGAAGGTCTCCCGCCGCAGGGAGTCCAGCAGCGCGCGGGTCGCGCGCTCGGCGATGAGCTGCTGCCGGATCTGGTCGCGCACGTCCTGCACGCTGTACTCGCCGCCTTCCGTCATGCTCACGAGCTCGAGCACGGCGAACTTCACCGCCAGGCCCGCGCCGAGCTGGAAGGGATCGGTTATCGCGCCCGCCGTCTTGCCGGCGACGGCCGCCTGGTACGACGCCGGGAGCGAGTCGCGCGGGTACGGCTGGAGGATGCCGCGCTCCTCCGTCGCGTCGTGGTGCCGCTGCACGAGCTGCTCGAAGTCCGCGCCCCGCCGCCACTGCGCGGCGACGCTGTCCGCTTCCACGCGCGCCCGTTCCACGTCCCCCGAGTCAATCTCGGGACGGATGAGGATGTGCCGCGCCTTGACCTCCGCGGGCTGGATCCGATCCACGCGAATGATGTGGTAGCCGAAGGCGGTCTCGACAATCGGACTCACCCGTCCCGGAGGCAGCGCGAAAATCGCGCGCTCGAATTCCGCGACGAGCCCGGAACCGCGCCTGTTCCAGCCGATGTCGCCGCCCAGCTCCTTGCTCGCGGGATCCATGGACTCGCGGCGGGCGATCTGCTCGAAGTCGCCGCCCGCGCGGATCTCGGCGAGCAGCGAATCGGCCTTCGCGCGCGCCCTGGCCTTGGCGGCGTCGGACGGCTTCGGCGCGACGACGATCTGCCGGAACGTCACCGACGCCGGCCGCCGGCTCAGCCGCTCGCGGCTGGCCTGGAATGCCGCGTCCACCTCGGCCTCCGTCACCGTCGCCGGACGCAGCCGCTTGCGCAGCTCCTCGAACGTCCGCTGCTGCAGCATCTGGCGCCGGACCTGATCCACCAGGGTTCTGCGATACTCCTCCGGCGTTCCGAACCCGGCCTCGCGCAGCTCGCGCCTGAACTCCACGTCGCTGGGAAACTGCTCCTTGATGCGGCGGATCTGATCGTCCACCATCGGCGCGGTCTCTTCGTCCGTGACTTCGATCTTGAGCAGAGCCGCCTTCTGCACGAGGATCTCGGCGTCGACCAGCTCGTCGAGCGTCTCGCGCGCGATGGCCATCTGTCCGGCCGAGTCGCCGGGAAAGACCAGTCCCTGCGCGCGCTTCTGATTCACGGCGACCAGAACGTCGCTCCAGAGGACGGGCTGGTTGCCGACTACCGCCACGATCCGGTCGACCGGCAGCGACGTGCCCGGACGCTGGAGCGCCGGCACCGTGTCCTGCGCCGAAGCAGCCGCCGGGATCGCCAGCGTCACAGCTACCGCCAACGCCGCGGCGGAGGGGATATTGAATGTCATCTTGCGCAATACCCCTTCGGGCGATGCCGGTTCGATCACTGGCCGGGCGGGGGCGCCGGCGCGGGGCGGGCCTCGAGCTGCGCGCCATCCGGTGCGCCGGGCATCGGAACGGCCGAGGGCGGCTGCTGAGCCGTGCGAGTCGAATCCACCGACGCGCGAATGCGCACTGCCTGCTGGAGCGTGCGGTCCAGCCCCGCGCTATTGACCGCGTGCGAGTACCTGGCCCGGAGCACCGCTTCCACCGGCGGAGGCACGTTCACGAACGGGGCTTCGTCCGCGAGCACGCGCGCGAAGTACCGGTCCGCGCGCGCCGTCGCGAGACGAACGCGCTCCTCCTTGGTCGACGCGCTGTCGGCGAGCATCTCCGGAGAGACGCCGAGCTGGGTCCACTCGTTCACGACTTCGGCGACGAACGCCTGGCGCGTGTTGACGAGCTCCGTGGAATCGACGGTGATGCCCGCGCTGTCCGCGGAGCGCAGCACCAGCTCGTTGCGGACGAAGTTCTTGATGAACTGTGTGACGACCGAATCCGGCGCCGCGATCAGCCGCGACTGCACCTGCTGCTGCGGCGGGAACGTCGCCATCCAGCGCACCAGCTTGGCCGCCGTGAACGACCCCAGCACCGAAGTGGCGAGCACCGCCCGGTCTTTCACGTGCCCGTCGGGGTCGGCCGCCACGGCGCGCGCCGTGGCGGGCGCGCTCTTCTTCACACTGATCTTCGAAGCCGAATCCATCCGCGCCATGTACGTGCTCTCCGCCGCCTGCATGCTCTGCGCGCGGCTGGCCTGCAGGAACTCCTCCCGCACCTCCTCGAACGTCGGGCGGCGGATGATGTGGTAGCCGATCGCCGTCTCGACGATGGGCGAGATCTCGCCCGGCTGCAGCGCGATCAGCGCGTTCTGGAACTCTGGGACCATCGCTGCGCGGGGAAAGACGCCGAGGCTGCCGCCCTGCGCGCCCGACTGCGTGTCCTCGCTGTTGTTCGCCGCCAAAGAGGCGAAGTTCGACGCGGTGAGCCGCGAGCGTACCTGCCGCGCCCGGGCGAGCGCGTTCCGCTTGGCGCTGTCCGGCTTGTTCTGCGTGAGGAACAGGATGTGGCTGGCGGCGAGCAGGTCCCCGGCCGCGTACCTGCGCGGCGCGGCGGCGGTGTCCACGCGGCCCCAGTCTCGGGAGATCTGCGTGAACCACTTCTGCGCGCGCTGATTCGCGAACAGCGACCACATCGCGCTGTCGATAGTAGCGGGCTGGTTGAGCGAGTCCCCGTCCGCGGCGGCGAGCGCCAGCAGCTGATAGTTGACCCACACGTCGGCCACCGTGCGGATCACGTCCTTGCGGACCGGAGCCTGCGAGGAGCCGATGAGCTGCGCCAGGCGCGCGGCGCTGAGCTGGTTGGACTCCGCCCGGGCGGCGGTGTCGGTGTGGGCGGTGAGTGCGTCGCGCATCCCCTCACAACCGGAGAGCAGCGTCAGCGCGAGGACGGCGAGTGCGATAGGGCGAATCATGTTGTCGAGCGGCTCCAGAAAGTTTGGCTACGGGCGAAGCTTCGTGAGGGCGCGAACGAGTCCATCGAGGAGCGTGGAGCCGCCAAGCCGGGTCAGCTTCAGAGACAGCGGGTGCGTCCGTCGCACTTCCGCCGAGAACTGCACGTCCTGAAACGCCGCCGCGAGACCCTTCACGCGCGGAACGGCATAATCTCTAAAGGTAATACGGGCCTCCGCGCCCCGCACGAAGATGGACTCGATCTCGAGCGCGCCCCCTAGGACGCGCAGCAGGCTGGTGGCAAAGAACCCCTCCGCCGCCGGCGGCAGCGGACCGAACCGGTCGCGCACTTCCTGCCGCACCTGTTCGACATCCGCGGCTTCGGTAAGGTTCGTCAGCCTGCGATATATGTCGAGCTTGGCGTCCTGCGAGGGTATGTAGTCGTCGGGCAGGAAGGCCGGCGCGTCGAGCGACACCTCCGCGGGCTGGAGCTTGGGGCCGGTGTCGCCGCGCAGCATGCGGCGCACCGTCTCGTCGAGCAGCCGCAGATACATGTCGAACCCGACGGCCTGCACGAACCCCGACTGCTCCGGCCCAAGCAGGTTGCCCGCGCCGCGCAGCTCCATGTCCTTGAGCGCGATGCGGTAGCCGGAGCCGAGCTCGGTGTGGTGCTCCAGGATCTTCAGCCGCCGGTTCGCCTCTTCGTCCACGGTCTCCGGCACGAGGAGGTAGCAGTACGCCCGGCGGTGCGAGCGGCCGACGCGGCCGCGGAGCTGGTACAGCTGCGCGAGGCCCAGCGTGTCGGCCCGGTTCACGAACATCGTGTTGGCGTTGGGCACGTCCAGCCCCGACTCGACGATCATCGTCGAGACCAGGATGTCCAGCTCCTCGTTGACGAACCTGCGCATGACGGATTCGAGGTCGCGCTCGCGCATCTGCCCGTGCGCCACGCCGATGCGCGCGCGCGGGGCGAGCCGCTGCACGTGGTCGGCGACCGCTTGAATGGTCTCGATCCGGTTGTGCACGAAGAACACCTGGCCGCCGCGGTCCAGCTCGCGCGCGATCCCCTCTTCCAGCAGGCCGTCGTCCCACGGCTCGACGAACGTGAGCACCGGCGAGCGGTCGCGCGGCGCGGTCTGCATCAGCGTCATGTCACGCAGCCCGGCGAGCGAGAGATGCAGCGTCCGCGGGATCGGTGTCGCCGTGAGGGTGAGCGCGTCCGTCTGCAGCCGCAGCTGCTTCAGCCGCTCCTTGTGCTTCACCCCGAAGCGGTGCTCCTCGTCCACCACGATCAGCCCCAGCTCGCCGAAGTTGACGTCGGCGCTCAGCAGCCGGTGAGTTCCTATGACGATGTCCGCCTTCTTTTCCGCGATCTCCGCGAGCACTTCCGCCTGCTCCTTCGCGGTCTGGAACCGGCTCAGCGTGCGCACTGTCACGGGAAAATCGGCCAGCCGGTCGCCAAAGGTTCGCGCGTGCTGCTCGGCCAGGATCGTGGTGGGGACGAGCACCGCGACCTGGCGCCCCGACTGCACCGCCTTGAACGCGGCGCGCACGGCGACCTCCGTCTTGCCGTAGCCGACGTCGCCGACGAGCAGACGATCCATCGGCCGCGTCCCCTCCATGTCCGCCTTGACGTCCTCGGTCGCGCGCCGCTGGTCGGGCGTGTCCTCGAACAGGAACGACGATTCCAGCTGCCGCTGCCAGGCCGTATCCGGGACGTGCTGCGCGCGGGTGGCGATCTTGCGCCGCGCGTACAGGTCGAGCAGCTCCGCGGTCATCTCCTGAATCGCGGCCCGCGTTCGGTCGCGCTGCCGCGTCCACCGCTTTCCGCCCAGCTTGTGCAGGTGCGGCGGCGCCGCGTCGCCGTCGATGTCGTCCGAGGCGCGGAACCGCTCGAGCTGGTCAATCTTGTACAGCGGCACGTTGAGCCGGTCGCCGCCGGCGTACTCGATCACCGCGACCTCGACGGTGCTTTCCCGCACGAACAGCTTCTCCATGCCGCGGTAGATCCCGACGCCGTGCTCGAGATGCACCACGTAATCGCCCGGCTTGAGCGCGGCCCCCGAGTCGAACGCGCTGCCGCCGGAATACTTTCGCGCGCGCCGGATCCGCCGCTCGCGGCTGAATATCTCGTGGTCGGTGAGCACGCGAAGACCCGGATCGCTTCCGCGGGGCGGGACCACGAATCCCCGGTGCAGCACGCCGATCGCGAGCGCGGCGGGCGACGGCGGCCCCGGCCCGTCGTCGAGCAGCTCCTCCAGCCGCTCGGCCTGCCCCGCGT is a window of Gemmatimonadaceae bacterium DNA encoding:
- a CDS encoding cation diffusion facilitator family transporter; translated protein: MGHAGHSHAHEDSSRLKVALAITATLLIAEVIGGILSNSIALLADAGHMLTDVAALSLSLFVAWFAHLPRTSHRTYGYLRWEILAALINGVTLFLLSAWIIWESFARFATPEPIAGGVMLTIAVLGLLANIAAARVLHPASESSLNVRGAYLHVLSDMLASVGTVAAAVIIWATGWLPADPLASLLTTALIIRGAWNLVRESVDVLLESAPAHTPPGAVRAQLEAIPGIESVHDLHIWSVSSGMVAMSAHAVVREPERQQHVLEHIHAAMRLFGIEHVTVQLEREDMGAREKHLH
- a CDS encoding peptidylprolyl isomerase — encoded protein: MTFNIPSAAALAVAVTLAIPAAASAQDTVPALQRPGTSLPVDRIVAVVGNQPVLWSDVLVAVNQKRAQGLVFPGDSAGQMAIARETLDELVDAEILVQKAALLKIEVTDEETAPMVDDQIRRIKEQFPSDVEFRRELREAGFGTPEEYRRTLVDQVRRQMLQQRTFEELRKRLRPATVTEAEVDAAFQASRERLSRRPASVTFRQIVVAPKPSDAAKARARAKADSLLAEIRAGGDFEQIARRESMDPASKELGGDIGWNRRGSGLVAEFERAIFALPPGRVSPIVETAFGYHIIRVDRIQPAEVKARHILIRPEIDSGDVERARVEADSVAAQWRRGADFEQLVQRHHDATEERGILQPYPRDSLPASYQAAVAGKTAGAITDPFQLGAGLAVKFAVLELVSMTEGGEYSVQDVRDQIRQQLIAERATRALLDSLRRETFVSLRL
- a CDS encoding peptidylprolyl isomerase, which produces MIRPIALAVLALTLLSGCEGMRDALTAHTDTAARAESNQLSAARLAQLIGSSQAPVRKDVIRTVADVWVNYQLLALAAADGDSLNQPATIDSAMWSLFANQRAQKWFTQISRDWGRVDTAAAPRRYAAGDLLAASHILFLTQNKPDSAKRNALARARQVRSRLTASNFASLAANNSEDTQSGAQGGSLGVFPRAAMVPEFQNALIALQPGEISPIVETAIGYHIIRRPTFEEVREEFLQASRAQSMQAAESTYMARMDSASKISVKKSAPATARAVAADPDGHVKDRAVLATSVLGSFTAAKLVRWMATFPPQQQVQSRLIAAPDSVVTQFIKNFVRNELVLRSADSAGITVDSTELVNTRQAFVAEVVNEWTQLGVSPEMLADSASTKEERVRLATARADRYFARVLADEAPFVNVPPPVEAVLRARYSHAVNSAGLDRTLQQAVRIRASVDSTRTAQQPPSAVPMPGAPDGAQLEARPAPAPPPGQ
- a CDS encoding protein kinase, which codes for MTELREQLQKTLGDGLTLEQELGGGGMSRVFVAHEAALGRKVVVKVLPPDMAAAVNIDRFRREIQLAAQLQHPHIVPLLSAGETQGLPYFTMPFVKGESLRAKLARGGELPVSESVRVLREVASALSYAHENGVVHRDIKPENVLISGGSAMVTDFGVAKAVSASSGGVSLTSLGVALGTPAYMAPEQATADPNTDHRADIYALGVLAYEMLSGSTPFPGRSPQAMLAAQVTETPDHVTRRRPSIPPMLANLVMWCLEKRPADRPQSAAEVMHELDALSTPSGGMAPTTARRSVKADVRFPRRSYAIAAGALALALLAFAAWKVTRPSSVSAEAIPTPALAVLPFENRGSESGQEFTDGMTEEITNRLSSVRGLRVVGRQSARSYAASDKPLQQIAQELGVQYLLTGTVRWDKDAAGKEVVRVSPALIRASDATQVWGEAYQTVLSGMFEVQTRVATEVANALNVALLEPEREALAAKLTQNVDAYALYLRASELLRTVQVPPLREASSLLDRAVALDPEFAHAYARLSIAHTELYWFYGDRSAQRLRLAKAAADRALALKPDLSEGHEALGVYYYHGFLDYESALRELAAAEKGRPNSADVLFFKAFIQRRSGKWRESVATMARAVELDPRAAAYIADAGTTYLYLRDYDAADRLADRALIVNPDIQDALLVKANVHFARTGDIAAATGIYFEAWERSPDKAYRTAAALAWGWPFTSHPVMAEAVPALEWVPDFGERGKVMLDKAWFFRERGDASRARAYADTAERLLTARIRERPDEAEFYSQRGLASLLLGNARNAMADSDRAVALKPLSKDALLGGDILFYRALTLAELSRHDEALAILEQLLSVPSTLSRNLARLHPVFAQLRTNPRFRQLVGG
- a CDS encoding hemolysin family protein is translated as MVLVLLNGFFVGAEFALVRSRRNRLEAMVRTGDRLARVALRASSNISGLLPASQLGVTLSSLALGWVAQSMMTDVLASLPAGAEIPARVTIAALIAFAAASYVHVVFGELVPKAAALNHPERLAKWLVPPLVLFASLARPFLWIINRTSNYTLRLFGLHTLPGEDSVHSPDELRILVEQAQEGGAIEAQDADMIDAVLEFSEKNASDVMTPRTEVAAFALDASLDDVLATVEDKGYSRYPVYEDSIDNIVGLILTKDILIEAVRRRNSFSLQAVMRPVHMVPGSREVEDVLADFKRLKEHMAVVLDEFGGTAGVVTMEDLLEEIVGEILDEYDDPAEKPVETRGGETLVPGSTHITDLNERFALEVPDEDYTTIGGYVFGTLGRLPANGDRVTAGGAIFTVREMDGRRIETLAVDLHTVGDRRAAEREQSAPRTTAAPG